The DNA sequence ATACTGGAAACAGTACCAAGGACTGTAATGGATTTCGTTCAAAAGGCTCTCTGGTTTATAGAAGGTCATTCTAAAGAAAATATTTCTCTAGAAGATATAGCAAAGAATGCAGGGGTTTCTCCCTTTCATCTCACACGAACCTTCTCTTTGACTATGGGAATTTCTTTGATGAGATATCTAAGAGGACGACGTTTGAGTGAGGCCGCAAAGATATTGGTGGAAAAAGGATCCAATATTTTAGATCTCGCTTTGGATATTGGTTACGGATCTCACGAGGCATTTACTAGAGCTTTTAAAGATCAGTTTTCGATGACTCCAGAACAACTCAAGTCCCAGGGTCATCTTGGTAATGTGAACTTAGTGGAGGCTATCACCTTGAACGCAGAACCAATTCCTAAAATCGATCCACCCAGATTCGAAACTATCCCACCTAGACTTTTTGCAGGTACTGTACAACATTACGATTGTCAAATGCCTGCAGGAATTCCAAACCAATGGCAAAGTTTCGGAATGTACCTTGGAAATATTCCTTCTCAAGTAGGAGATGCTGCTTACGGAGTTTGTTATAATTTCGATGCGGAAGGTAATTTTGATTATATGTGCGGTGTAGAAGTTTCAAATTCTTCCGGATTACCGAAAGAGTTTCAGGTATTAAAAATCCCTGCCCAGAAGTATGCAGTGTTTACTCATAAGGGTCATATCGCTGGGATCAGAGCTACTTTTGCTGCAGCAGGCAAATGGTTTCCTGATTCCGGAGTAAAACCTTTCGAGGGCGCAAACCTGGAAAAATACGGTAAAGAATTCAATCCAGTCACAGGAATGGGTGGATTAGAAATTTGGATCCCAGTAGAGGATTAAATTTTCCGAAAGGTCTTGCGGAGTCGACACGCAGGGCCTAAATAGTGTTTTCGGATGAAAGAAGTATTTTTCACTTTTTTAAAATTAGGTCTGATCTCTTTCGGCGGGCCAACCGCACATTTAGCTTATTTCTATCAAGAATTTGTAATTAAAAAGAAATGGATCTCCGAAGAAGTTTATAAAGAATTATTGGCGGTATGCCAATTTCTTCCGGGTCCTGCAAGCAGCCAATTGGGGATCTGCATAGGAACTCTTCGGTCCGGCTGGAAATCCGGATGTGTTGCTTGGATCGGATTTACACTTCCTTCAATCTTATTGATGGTTGGTTTTGGAATTTTATTAAAATCGAATATAGTTCCGGATTTGAAATGGGTCCATGGTTTAAAATTGGTCGCAGCCGCCGTTGTAGCTCATGCAATTTTGACCATGTGGAAAAATTCGAAAAACCATCCTTATAAGATCTATATGATTTTAGGTTCTGCAATTATTGCCCTGGTGTTTTCGGGCGCGTTTACTCAGTTGATCGTAATTTTAGTTGGAGCAGGTATTGGATTCTTTTTATTTAAAGAAGAATCGGATCTTCCCTATGTTTCCGTTTCCTTCTCCATTCCGAAAAAGATCGCATTCTGGTCTTTAGGATTTTTCTTCTTTCTTCTTTTCTTATTACCATTGTTCAGATCATTTTTCGGGTTACAGTATTTTGCGATCTCCGATTCATTTTATAGATCAGGTGCATTGGTATTTGGGGGAGGACATGTGGTCCTTCCTTTATTGGAAAACGAAGTAGTGCGACAAGGTTGGATCGGAAAAGAAGAGTTCCTAGCTGGATATGGAGCTGCCCAAGCAATGCCTGGTCCTTTATTTACATTCGCTTCTTATCTAGGTTATATGATCTCAGATTTAAGCGGGGCTACTATCTCTACGATTTTTA is a window from the Leptospira andrefontaineae genome containing:
- a CDS encoding AraC family transcriptional regulator, whose amino-acid sequence is MDFVQKALWFIEGHSKENISLEDIAKNAGVSPFHLTRTFSLTMGISLMRYLRGRRLSEAAKILVEKGSNILDLALDIGYGSHEAFTRAFKDQFSMTPEQLKSQGHLGNVNLVEAITLNAEPIPKIDPPRFETIPPRLFAGTVQHYDCQMPAGIPNQWQSFGMYLGNIPSQVGDAAYGVCYNFDAEGNFDYMCGVEVSNSSGLPKEFQVLKIPAQKYAVFTHKGHIAGIRATFAAAGKWFPDSGVKPFEGANLEKYGKEFNPVTGMGGLEIWIPVED
- the chrA gene encoding chromate efflux transporter, which codes for MKEVFFTFLKLGLISFGGPTAHLAYFYQEFVIKKKWISEEVYKELLAVCQFLPGPASSQLGICIGTLRSGWKSGCVAWIGFTLPSILLMVGFGILLKSNIVPDLKWVHGLKLVAAAVVAHAILTMWKNSKNHPYKIYMILGSAIIALVFSGAFTQLIVILVGAGIGFFLFKEESDLPYVSVSFSIPKKIAFWSLGFFFFLLFLLPLFRSFFGLQYFAISDSFYRSGALVFGGGHVVLPLLENEVVRQGWIGKEEFLAGYGAAQAMPGPLFTFASYLGYMISDLSGATISTIFIFLPSFLLVFGFFPLWEKIRNYPKMRTVIDAIQFSALGILLSAFCTPVFTSSIYSAYDLFVFCGLFSLMVFLKVPNWLILIIGISAPFLNPF